Below is a genomic region from Prochlorococcus marinus str. MIT 0918.
GAAAGATTTTTTGGACGCTCCATAAATAGTTGCACTACTGCTAAAAACAATTGTTCTACAATCAAATTGATCCATTGAGCGTAAAAGATTGATAGATCCATTTACATTCGAATCCCAATAAAGCAAAGGATTCGCAGTAGATTCTTGGACAGATTTTAAACCTGCAAAATGTATTACTCCTTCTATAGGTTTTCCTTGATAAATAGAATCTGAAAATAATTTATTTAAAAGATTTTGATCTCTGAGATCACCTTCTATTAAAAATACTTTGTTAATGGTTGAGGATTCCTCATCACCAGTAATTTTAACAACTCTATCAATTACTTTTGGATGGCTGTTGCAATGAGAGTCTAAAACATATAGTTCATAACCTTGCTTAAGTAAAACAACACACGTATGGCTGCCTATAAAGCCTGATCCTCCTGTAATTAAAAGTCTTTTCATCTAATAGGGATAACCATTATATAATAGTTTAGTGAATAAAATAAATAACATAATATAGAAAAATCTTAAAGTCTAAAGAAATTTCTGATCAGGAAGATTGAATTTCAGGTCTTAGTAGTTTAAACAGCTAATTTATAAGCTTAATTAATTGATTCTGAACTTTGAATAAAAATTACGAGCCATAATAAAAGATTTGAATGTCAAGAAAAGCAATTCATGATATAATTTAATTTAATAAATTTAAAAGACATATAATTATCACAAAAAAATACTAGGTATGGAATGTCAAATCAAAAACATATGTTGTATTGGAGCTGGCTATGTAGGAGGTCCTACTATGGCTGTCATTGCTCAAAAATGTCCTCATATTCAAGTAAATGTTGTCGACATTAATAGAGAAAGAATCCGAAACTGGAATGAAAAAGATTTAGAAAGACTTCCTATATATGAACCAGGACTAAAAAAAATAATCGAAGAGTGTAGAGGCGAAAATCTTCACTTTTCTAATGAAGTAGAGAAGAATATTGAAACAGCGGATATGATATTTATTTCTGTAAATACACCTACTAAGAAAAAAGGTATAGGAGCTGGTCAAGCAAGTGACCTAAAGTGGATAGAAGCATCTGCACGCAAAATTGCAGAATACGCTAATGGCAAAACAATAGTAGTTGAAAAAAGTACATTACCTGTGAAAACAGCTGAGGTTATTAAAAATATTCTCGAATTCTCAAATGTTGATCAGACTAAATATAAAACTCAATCAAAAAGCTTTACTGTTCTATCAAATCCTGAATTTTTATCCGAAGGAACAGCTATAAAAGATTTGGAAAACCCTGATAGAGTTTTAATTGGGGGAGATAATGAAGAGTCGATCAAGGCACTAGTCAATATTTATTTAAACTGGGTAGATGAAACAAAAATATTAACAACAGATTTATGGAGTTCTGAGCTTTCAAAATTAACTGCTAATGCATTTCTAGCTCAAAGGATAAGTTCTATAAACTCTATCTCTGCTTTATGTGAATCTACAGGTGCTGATATCAATGATGTAGCCACAGCTATAGGTGCTGATAAGAGAATAGGTAGTCATTTTTTACAGTCTGGACCTGGATTTGGAGGGAGTTGTTTTAAAAAAGATATTCTAAATTTGATTTATATATGTAACCATTATGGATTAAATCATGTTTCATCCTATTGGATACAAGTACTAGAAATAAATAATTGGCAAAAGAAACGAATCTCAAATATTGTTGTAAATAAATTGTTTGGAACTATTTCTGGTAAAAAAATAGCAGTCCTAGGATTTGCCTTTAAAGCAAATACAAATGACACAAGAGAGTCAGCTGCTATAGATATATGCAAAGACTTAATTGAAGAAGGTGCTAACTTAAATATTTATGATCCTAAAGTAAGTTTATCACAAATAGAAAATGATTTATTTACATTAAAAACAAATAATCAAATAAATTACCCTATAGAAAGCACAGTTACAATATGCAAATTAATTATAGAAGCAATAAAAGATTCAGATGCAATTATAGTTCTAACTGAATGGGAAGAGTTTAAACACTTAAACTGGGAAGAAATAAGTTCATTAATGAGAAAACCTTCTTGGCTTTTTGATACTAGGTCAATATGCGATCTAAAAAAAGCTAAATCATATGGGATAAATGTATGGAGAGTAGGAATGGATAATGAAAAGAATTAAGCTTGATAAGCTTTAATTAATTAAATATATAAGTGCTTTTAAAATATATTTAATCTAACCTTAAGTAAAGGGAATGCCAATATATATACATATAGGCCTATTAATAACAATAATGTAAATAAAGATAATAGGGAGCTTAAAAAAGAAGAAAGTAGAATAATTACAAATGTAATTGTAAATAATATAAGAAGGGTATGATAATATTTATAACCCGAGTCCAATAACCTATGATGGAAATGATTTCTATCAGGGTAAAAAGGAGAAGTTCCCCTAAGTAATCTTAATAGAATTACTATAGTCATGTCTGCCATTGGTAATGCAAGGAATACTAGTGGCAACAAAAAATTTAAATCTCTAAGAATAATTAGGTTCGAACTATCAATAGATACCAATAAGCTTAAAGATGCAAGGTTAAAGCCTAGGAAATAAGAGCCCCCATCTCCCATTAATATTCTGGCTGGATAAGAATTATGTACTAGAAATCCTAAGCAAGAACCTGTTGTTGCAAAAGCCAAAAGTGCAACGCCTAAATTATTGTTAGATATAGCAATTGATCCAAGACCTATTAATACCATGCCAGAAATT
It encodes:
- a CDS encoding nucleotide sugar dehydrogenase, yielding MECQIKNICCIGAGYVGGPTMAVIAQKCPHIQVNVVDINRERIRNWNEKDLERLPIYEPGLKKIIEECRGENLHFSNEVEKNIETADMIFISVNTPTKKKGIGAGQASDLKWIEASARKIAEYANGKTIVVEKSTLPVKTAEVIKNILEFSNVDQTKYKTQSKSFTVLSNPEFLSEGTAIKDLENPDRVLIGGDNEESIKALVNIYLNWVDETKILTTDLWSSELSKLTANAFLAQRISSINSISALCESTGADINDVATAIGADKRIGSHFLQSGPGFGGSCFKKDILNLIYICNHYGLNHVSSYWIQVLEINNWQKKRISNIVVNKLFGTISGKKIAVLGFAFKANTNDTRESAAIDICKDLIEEGANLNIYDPKVSLSQIENDLFTLKTNNQINYPIESTVTICKLIIEAIKDSDAIIVLTEWEEFKHLNWEEISSLMRKPSWLFDTRSICDLKKAKSYGINVWRVGMDNEKN
- a CDS encoding glycosyltransferase family 4 protein; translation: MHSREILALVTMLITAVITAVISIPVRSIGLKLGFVDQPNKRKQHQFKLVRIGGLAMIAAYLTLAIFIIFTNNFTLVNSNQSILIASLIGSVGFFLIGFADDIFSISPWSRLTFQTVIATYAWSNGIKFQILDVPFFNKFFSSFFTSDILSLFITVFWLVAVTNAINWIDGMDGLASGISGMVLIGLGSIAISNNNLGVALLAFATTGSCLGFLVHNSYPARILMGDGGSYFLGFNLASLSLLVSIDSSNLIILRDLNFLLPLVFLALPMADMTIVILLRLLRGTSPFYPDRNHFHHRLLDSGYKYYHTLLILFTITFVIILLSSFLSSLLSLFTLLLLIGLYVYILAFPLLKVRLNIF